One genomic window of Patescibacteria group bacterium includes the following:
- a CDS encoding ATP-binding protein: MNKDLILNEISRQNSHWDNVDNYFFTKNKYKRKLYFELLKYLDTDLILSIIGLRRTGKTVLLKQLAEHLIKEKKVSPKDVFFLSFDEAIPCSPDDLAEYFTYYLDTTRTAKNKTAYIFIDEIQYIDKWQHVLKRFYDTRPNIKFIVSGSSSIFLRKKTTESLAGRNFEFKLDVLDFNEYLEITGKDINFINSYNSAKIDIKRISIEAIKKNSKNIETFLAKNNNLLQKYFEEYLSFGHFPKVAIEQNKVIAEKYIRESIYKKTIEYDIPNIYRVDKVNELRFLYEILIQETGNAIELGKLASESEITYKTLHNYLEYLEESLLVDVVYNFSKSFRKSKQSLKKIYIASTNFYHLDPKLSPQIKGQITGHLAETYAYNLLKKNFAYVSVYKQRENEIDFIARDDLLNTDFYYYIEIKYKRGLRHENFKFLKRTTTKRKTKIPYLVFSKDTFNISDKGIIIPIYLIA, translated from the coding sequence ATGAATAAAGACCTAATATTAAATGAAATAAGTCGACAAAACTCGCATTGGGACAATGTAGACAACTATTTTTTTACAAAAAATAAATATAAAAGAAAATTATATTTCGAACTTTTAAAATACTTAGACACAGATCTAATTTTATCTATTATTGGATTACGAAGAACTGGAAAAACCGTTCTATTAAAACAACTAGCAGAACACTTAATAAAAGAGAAGAAAGTAAGCCCAAAAGATGTATTTTTCCTAAGTTTTGACGAAGCTATCCCCTGCTCTCCAGACGATTTAGCAGAGTACTTTACGTATTATCTCGACACCACAAGAACAGCAAAGAATAAAACAGCCTATATATTTATCGACGAAATACAATATATCGACAAATGGCAACACGTCTTAAAAAGATTTTATGATACAAGACCAAATATCAAATTCATTGTCAGTGGATCATCTTCTATATTTTTAAGAAAAAAAACGACTGAAAGCCTGGCCGGTAGAAACTTCGAATTCAAGCTCGATGTTCTTGATTTTAATGAATACTTAGAAATAACAGGTAAAGACATAAATTTTATAAACTCCTATAATAGTGCAAAAATTGATATAAAAAGAATTTCAATCGAAGCTATTAAAAAAAATAGTAAAAATATTGAAACATTCTTAGCAAAAAATAATAATTTATTACAAAAATATTTTGAAGAATACTTGTCATTTGGGCATTTTCCAAAAGTTGCCATTGAACAAAATAAAGTTATAGCTGAAAAATATATTAGAGAATCAATTTACAAAAAAACTATAGAATACGATATCCCAAATATATATAGAGTCGATAAAGTAAACGAATTAAGATTTTTATACGAAATACTTATCCAAGAGACTGGAAATGCAATAGAATTAGGAAAACTAGCCTCGGAATCAGAAATTACTTATAAGACATTACACAATTATCTTGAATATTTAGAAGAAAGTCTTCTTGTGGACGTGGTCTATAATTTTTCAAAATCTTTCAGAAAAAGCAAACAAAGCTTAAAAAAAATATATATCGCTAGTACAAACTTTTATCACCTCGATCCAAAATTATCTCCACAGATTAAAGGACAAATCACAGGACATCTAGCCGAAACTTATGCCTACAATCTATTAAAGAAAAATTTTGCCTACGTATCAGTTTACAAACAAAGAGAAAATGAAATTGATTTTATTGCTCGAGACGACCTATTAAATACTGATTTTTATTATTACATTGAAATAAAATATAAAAGAGGCTTAAGACATGAAAATTTTAAATTCCTTAAACGAACAACAACAAAAAGAAAAACCAAAATCCCCTACTTAGTATTTTCAAAAGACACATTTAACATATCCGACAAAGGAATAATAATCCCGATTTACCTAATAGCATAA